Proteins from a genomic interval of Paenibacillus lentus:
- a CDS encoding DUF817 domain-containing protein yields the protein MMFIRKLFIFSWLQALSCIFPLIIFGALALTKIVELPVLPRYDWILLICLLAQAAMIISKLETMDELKVICMFHIIGLGLEIFKVHMGSWSYPEAAWSKVFGVPLYSGFMYASVASYICQAWRRLQLRITGWPRSVYAVAISTAIYLNFFTHHFIGDYRWLLMLLLIAVFLRCTVYFTLEERTLRMPLLLSFLLIGFFIWVAENVTTFLGAWKYPNQEEVWHLVHIGKISSWFLLVVISVIIVAQLKHVKMGDATAPKGVPTNKWESRI from the coding sequence ATGATGTTTATTCGCAAGCTGTTTATATTTTCTTGGCTCCAGGCGTTATCCTGTATCTTTCCATTGATCATATTTGGAGCCCTTGCTCTCACGAAAATAGTTGAACTGCCCGTGCTACCTAGATATGATTGGATTTTGCTGATTTGCTTATTAGCTCAGGCCGCCATGATCATCAGCAAGCTGGAGACAATGGATGAACTGAAAGTGATTTGCATGTTTCATATTATCGGTCTGGGACTTGAAATTTTCAAAGTACATATGGGTTCTTGGTCGTATCCTGAAGCGGCCTGGAGCAAGGTGTTCGGCGTTCCGCTATACAGCGGATTCATGTATGCTAGTGTAGCTAGTTATATATGCCAGGCATGGAGACGGCTGCAGCTGCGAATTACAGGCTGGCCGAGATCGGTTTATGCGGTCGCCATTAGCACTGCCATCTATCTTAACTTTTTCACGCATCATTTTATTGGTGATTACCGCTGGTTACTCATGCTTCTCTTGATTGCTGTATTTTTACGCTGCACGGTGTATTTCACATTAGAGGAACGGACTTTGCGCATGCCGCTGCTCCTGTCATTTCTGCTCATCGGTTTCTTTATTTGGGTGGCCGAGAACGTGACAACCTTTCTGGGAGCGTGGAAATACCCGAATCAGGAGGAGGTATGGCATCTTGTTCATATAGGAAAAATCAGCTCATGGTTTTTGCTCGTTGTGATCAGCGTTATTATCGTCGCCCAACTGAAACATGTTAAAATGGGGGATGCCACTGCCCCCAAGGGTGTGCCAACGAATAAATGGGAGAGTCGGATATGA
- a CDS encoding glycoside hydrolase family 48 protein yields the protein MKWSVLKKPMSLVMSAALSLSIVSGVFTVDSNKALAAPSAEETRFLQLYQQLKSPANGYFSPEGIPYHSIETLMSEAPDYGHMTTSEAYSYWLWLEVLYGHYTGDWSKLESAWDNMEKYIIPVNEGDGQEEQPTMSYYNPNSPATYAAEYTQPDQYPSQLSGQYAAGSDPLDAELKATYGNNQTYLMHWLLDVDNWYGFGNLLNPSHTATYVNTFQRGEQESVWEAVPHPSQDNKTFGKSGEGFMSLYTKESNAPAEQWRYTNATDADARAIQAMYWAKELGYNNSVYLNKAKKMGDYLRYGMYDKYFQKIGSASDGTPTAGNGKDASHYLMAWYTSWGGGLGQTGNWAWRIGASHAHQGYQNVVAAYALSDPSGGLIPNSPTAGEDWTISLKRQLEFYTWLQSAEGAIAGGATNSWDGAYKAYPAGKSTFYGMAYDDAPVYHDPPSNNWFGMQAWPVERIAELYYILASNGDTTSENFQMAKQVVQKWVDWSMDYAFANSRPVTDAEGYYLDSQGNRVLGGDNPAIATVSAPGEFWIPSNLEWSGQPATWNGFNNYNGNPNLRVVTKNPGQDAGVLGSYIKALTFFAAGTKAENGNYTTLGSQAEQLAKELLDVAWGYNDGIGITTVESRVDYYRFFTKEIYFPNGWSGLFGQGNTIPGTSTVPSDPAKGGNGVYASYADIRPEIKNDPQWQYLEDKYNTSWDPQTKTWTDGAPEFTYHRFWSQVDMATAYAEYDRLINSDQGGPVEPVAPKAPSKPNAVAGDAVVQLSWNNVSGADSYTVKRATTSGGAYTPVGTTTQASYTDSSVVNDTTYYYVVSASNSVGESPNSPEASAQPTSTPTPVQGDLLLEYRTNDTNPGDSQFRPHFRIVNNGDTAVSLSDVKVRYYYTIDGDKPQEFHCDYAVIGSGNVSGKFVKLESSKTGADYYLEISFGSDAGSLAPGANSGEIQVRVNKSDWSNFNEADDFSYDATKTNFASWEKVPLYLNGNLVWGIEP from the coding sequence ATGAAATGGTCAGTTCTTAAGAAACCGATGTCGCTCGTAATGAGTGCAGCATTGTCACTCTCTATCGTATCAGGCGTATTTACCGTTGATTCAAACAAAGCCCTTGCAGCGCCGTCTGCAGAGGAAACTCGTTTCCTGCAATTGTACCAACAGTTGAAAAGTCCAGCTAATGGCTACTTCTCACCCGAAGGAATTCCATATCACTCTATTGAAACTCTGATGAGTGAAGCGCCGGACTATGGGCATATGACGACATCAGAGGCTTATAGTTACTGGTTATGGCTAGAGGTACTGTACGGCCACTATACAGGGGACTGGAGTAAGTTGGAATCGGCTTGGGATAATATGGAGAAATACATTATTCCCGTGAATGAAGGCGATGGTCAGGAAGAACAGCCGACGATGAGTTATTACAATCCGAATAGTCCGGCCACTTATGCTGCTGAGTATACCCAGCCGGACCAATATCCGAGCCAGCTCAGCGGGCAGTATGCAGCTGGAAGTGATCCGCTGGATGCCGAGCTGAAAGCGACTTATGGTAATAACCAGACGTATTTGATGCATTGGCTCCTGGATGTCGACAACTGGTACGGGTTCGGGAATTTACTCAACCCTAGCCATACGGCAACATATGTAAACACTTTTCAACGAGGCGAACAGGAATCAGTATGGGAAGCTGTGCCACATCCTTCGCAAGACAATAAAACGTTTGGCAAAAGCGGAGAAGGCTTCATGAGTCTGTATACCAAGGAAAGCAACGCCCCGGCTGAGCAATGGCGCTACACAAATGCAACAGATGCGGATGCGCGGGCGATCCAAGCAATGTATTGGGCGAAAGAGCTGGGATACAACAATTCTGTTTATTTGAATAAAGCCAAGAAGATGGGGGACTACTTGCGTTACGGCATGTACGATAAGTATTTCCAGAAGATTGGAAGCGCTTCAGACGGAACGCCTACAGCAGGTAACGGCAAGGATGCCAGCCATTATTTGATGGCCTGGTATACCTCATGGGGTGGTGGTCTGGGACAGACGGGCAATTGGGCTTGGCGGATCGGAGCTAGCCACGCTCATCAAGGGTACCAGAACGTCGTAGCGGCTTATGCGCTATCTGATCCTAGCGGTGGTTTGATTCCTAATTCTCCAACGGCAGGGGAGGATTGGACGATTTCGCTGAAACGCCAATTGGAGTTCTACACCTGGCTTCAATCTGCCGAGGGGGCGATTGCCGGCGGAGCGACGAACAGCTGGGACGGTGCATATAAGGCCTATCCTGCGGGCAAGAGCACATTCTACGGAATGGCATATGATGATGCCCCGGTCTATCACGATCCACCATCCAACAACTGGTTTGGCATGCAGGCATGGCCAGTGGAGCGGATCGCCGAGCTTTACTACATTCTTGCATCAAACGGGGATACGACATCGGAGAACTTCCAAATGGCGAAGCAGGTCGTACAGAAGTGGGTGGACTGGTCCATGGATTATGCCTTTGCCAATAGCCGTCCTGTGACGGACGCCGAAGGATATTACTTGGATAGCCAAGGGAACCGAGTGCTCGGCGGCGATAATCCTGCCATTGCAACGGTTTCGGCACCAGGGGAATTTTGGATTCCTAGCAATTTAGAATGGTCTGGACAACCGGCAACTTGGAACGGTTTCAACAACTATAATGGCAACCCTAATTTACGTGTTGTGACTAAGAACCCCGGCCAGGATGCGGGCGTCCTTGGTAGCTATATCAAAGCGCTGACCTTCTTTGCAGCTGGGACCAAAGCAGAGAACGGCAATTACACGACACTCGGCAGCCAAGCTGAGCAGTTAGCTAAGGAACTGCTAGATGTTGCATGGGGCTACAACGACGGCATCGGAATCACCACAGTCGAGTCGCGGGTAGATTATTATCGTTTCTTTACAAAGGAAATTTATTTCCCTAACGGTTGGTCCGGCTTATTCGGACAAGGTAACACGATACCTGGCACGTCCACAGTGCCTTCGGACCCGGCAAAAGGCGGCAACGGTGTTTACGCCAGCTATGCCGACATTCGTCCAGAAATTAAGAATGATCCGCAGTGGCAGTATTTAGAAGATAAATATAACACATCTTGGGACCCGCAAACGAAAACATGGACAGACGGTGCTCCGGAATTTACTTACCATCGATTCTGGTCCCAAGTTGACATGGCAACAGCCTATGCGGAATATGATCGTCTGATCAACAGTGATCAAGGCGGACCAGTTGAGCCAGTAGCACCAAAAGCCCCTTCCAAGCCGAATGCAGTAGCTGGTGATGCTGTCGTTCAACTGTCCTGGAACAATGTGAGCGGTGCAGATAGCTATACGGTAAAAAGGGCAACGACTAGTGGCGGTGCATATACGCCAGTAGGTACAACGACACAAGCTTCGTATACGGATTCAAGCGTCGTTAACGATACGACATATTATTATGTAGTCAGCGCATCTAACAGCGTAGGGGAGAGTCCTAACTCTCCAGAAGCAAGTGCCCAGCCTACATCTACCCCAACACCTGTACAAGGCGATTTACTACTCGAATATCGCACGAATGATACCAACCCGGGAGATAGTCAGTTCCGACCGCATTTCCGCATCGTGAACAATGGGGATACGGCAGTATCGCTAAGCGATGTGAAGGTTCGTTACTACTACACGATTGATGGCGACAAGCCTCAGGAATTCCATTGTGATTACGCGGTTATCGGCAGCGGCAATGTGAGCGGAAAGTTCGTCAAGCTGGAGTCATCCAAGACGGGCGCCGATTACTATTTGGAAATTTCCTTTGGCTCTGACGCAGGTAGCCTGGCTCCGGGTGCCAACAGCGGAGAAATTCAGGTTCGGGTTAATAAATCGGATTGGTCTAACTTTAACGAGGCCGATGATTTCTCTTATGACGCTACAAAGACCAATTTTGCTAGCTGGGAAAAGGTCCCACTGTATTTGAACGGCAATCTGGTTTGGGGGATTGAACCATAG